In Opitutales bacterium, the DNA window AGAGACCCCAATTTATAGTTTGTTCGCAGCTTTGCTCAGGCCGGTGACGGCGGCGATGCCAATCCGGATCTGGGGAAAAATGGGTGAGCCTCAATGGTCATTTGACGCCCCACCCGCGGCCGAATCCGAGCCAGATGAGCTTTAAGAATTTTTGTAAAATTTCGAAACTAGGCTTTGCTTTGAAGGCTGCTTCGCCGACCTGAATTGAAACTGATATGCAACTTCCTACGGCAAATCGTTGTCGTGTATTCATACCAGGCCAAATTGAAGACTGAACTAACGTGAAATCCATCACGCATACATCCCTCATTCTAATGCGTCATGGCGAGGCAGGACACGCCAGTCAGGACGCGATGCGTGCATTGACGGATGCCGGAAGACAGGAAGTGGAAACGGCTGTCCAGGCGGTTACAGAGAGATTTAAGCTTGGCAGCAGTGCGCACCTAATTTCCAGCCCCTATGAACGAGCGAGACAGACTGCCGCGATTTGGCATCGGGAGCTCGGATTACGAGGCGAAGTGGAGGTCGATGAAAATACCACGCCCGAGGGTAATGCGATCCGATTTAGCCGTCGCATGAAAGAACAGAGTAACACCTGGATCTTGTGCTCACATTTTCCCTTTGTTCCTGAGCTAGCTTCTTTTCTTCTCACTGGTCGAAAGGATGGCATTTACCTGACCATCCACACCGGTTGCGCTCTGCTGCTAGAACCGACCGGTGAACTCGGTGCGCCGGGGAGCTATCGATTGAGCGCTCAGATCTAATCAATGTAGATCGACAGTCGGTGA includes these proteins:
- a CDS encoding histidine phosphatase family protein → MRHGEAGHASQDAMRALTDAGRQEVETAVQAVTERFKLGSSAHLISSPYERARQTAAIWHRELGLRGEVEVDENTTPEGNAIRFSRRMKEQSNTWILCSHFPFVPELASFLLTGRKDGIYLTIHTGCALLLEPTGELGAPGSYRLSAQI